The Pyxidicoccus sp. MSG2 DNA segment CGCACCTCGCCTACGTCATCTTCACCTCCGGCTCCACGGGGACGCCGAAGGGGGCGCTGCTCGCGCACCGGGGCCTGAGCAACACCGCCTGCGGCATCCGGGACGCGCTGGGCCTGCGAGCCGGTCATCGCATGTTGCAGCTCGCGGCCATCGGCTTCGATGCCTCGGTGTCGGAGGTCTTCTCCACGCTGCTCTCCGGCGCGGAGCTGTGCCTCGCGTCGCCCGAGTCGCTGCTGCCCGGGCCTCCGCTCCAGCAGGTGCTCGCGGAGCGTGGCATCACCACGCTGCAGGCCACGCCCACCTCGCTGGCTCCGCTGGAGCCGGAGGCACTGCCCGGCCTGGCCGTCGTGGCCTCCGTCGGAGAGGCGTGCACGCCGGCCTTGGCCGCGCGTTGGAAGCCCGGCCGTCGCTTCCTCAACTTGTACGGTCCCACCGAAGTGGCCATCTGCGCCACCATCGACCCGGACGTGGACCCGCTCCGGCCCTCCATCGGCCGCGCCATGGCGGGCGCCCGGGTGTACGTGCTGGACGCGCGGATGGCGCCGGTGCCTCCGGGCGTGCCGGGCGAGCTGTACGTGGGCGGCACGGGACTGGCCCGGGGCTACCTGCACCGTCCCGCGCTCACCGCCGAGCGCTTCGTGCCCGACCCGTTCTCCACGACACCCGGAGCGCGGCTCTACCGCACCGGGGACGTGGTGCGCCCGCTGGCGGACGGACGGCTGGAGTTCCTCGGCCGGCGTGACGCGCAGGTGAAGGTGCGCGGCGTGCGCGTGGAGCCCGGCGAGGTGGAGGCGGCGCTGGCCCAATACCCCGGCGTGCATCAGTCGGTCGTGGTGGTACGCGAGGAGCGCCTGGTGGCGTACGTCGTCACCGCCGAGGCCCTGGAGCCCGCGGCGCTGCGACGCTTCCTCAAGGAGCGGCTCCCGGAGGTGATGGTGCCCTCCGCCTACGTGAAGCTGGACGCGCTGCCGCTCACCCCGGGCGGCAAGATGGACCGCCAGGCCCTGCCTTCGCCCGAGTCGGTGCGTCCGGCGCGGGAGTCCGCCGCCGCCGAGCCCCACTCGGAATTGGAGCAGCGCATCGCCGAGGTCTGGGCGCGGGCGCTCCAGGTGCCGCACGTGGGGCTGCACGACCACTTCTTCGATGACCTGGGTGGCAGCTCGCTGCTGGTGGTGAAGGCCAGCACGCAACTGCGCGAGGCGCTGGGCCGGGACATCCCCATCACCCACTTCTTCGAGCACCCCACCGTGCACGGGCTGGCCGCGCGACTGGAGCGGGAGCAGCGCTCCGAGCCCGCCCCCGCGAAGGCACCCGAGCGCAGGGACCTGACGGACTCGGGCTCCGGCGACATCGCCATCATCGGCATGGCCGGTCGCTTCCCGGGGGCCGCGGACCTGGACGCCTTCTGGCGCAACCTGCGCGGCGGCGTGGAGTCCATCTCCCGCTTCTCGCCTGAAGAACTGGAGTCGTCGCCGCTGTTCCCCGACTCGCTGCGAAGCCACCCGGAGTTCGTCCCCGCGGGCGGTGTGCTGGAGGGTGCCGACGGCTTCGACGCGCGCTTCTTCGAGGTGTCCCCACGCGAGGCGCAGTGGATGGACCCGCAGCAGCGTCTCTTCCTCCAGTGCGCGTGGAATGCGCTGGAGGACGCCGGCTATGACCCGGAGCGCTCCGAGGGCCTCATCTCGCTGTATGCCGGCGCGGGCTCGTCGGGCGGGCACATGCTGTCGCTGCTCGGCCAGACGCGGAAGGACCCGGCCTCGCTGTTCGAGGCGCTGGGCACCACGACGGGCGAGAATGCCGCCACCAAGACGGCCTACAAGCTGAAGCTCGGCGGTGAGAGCCTCAACGTCTACACCGCGTGCTCCACCGGCCTCGTCGCCGTCCACCTGGCGTGCCGCAGCCTGCGCATGGGGGACTCGGACGTGGCGCTGGCCGGCGCGGTGAAGGTGTCGCTGCCGCAGCGCACCGGCTACCTCTATCAGGAGGGAATGATTCTCTCGCCCGACGGGCACTGCCGCGCCTTCGACGCGCGCGCTCGGGGCACCGTCCTGGGCAGCGGCCTGGGCGTGGTGGTGCTCAAGCGGCTCGACGAGGCGCTGCGCGACGGAGACCGCGTCTACGCGGTCATCAAGGGCTCCGCGCTCAACAACGACGCGGATGCGAAGGTCAGCTACACGGCGCCCAGCGTGCAGGGACAGCGCGAGGTGATTACCCGGGCGCTGTCCGCGGCGGGCGTGGACGCCGCCAGCATCGGCTACGTGGAAGCGCACGGCACCGGCACCCCGCTGGGGGACCCGATAGAGATTGCCGCGCTGACCCGCGCCTACCGCACGCACACCGACCGGACGGGCTTCTGCGCCATCGGCTCGGTGAAGACGAACATCGGCCACCTGGACACGGCCGCGGGCATCGCCGGCCTCATCAAGACGGCGCTCGCGCTGCACCACGGTGAGCTGCCCCCGAGCCTCCACTTCGAGCGGCCCAACCCGGAGATCGACTTCGAGAAGAGCCCCTTCTTCGTGAACACCACCCTGCGCCCCTGGCAGCGGGGCACGGAGCCGCGAAGGGCGGGCGTCAGCTCCTTCGGCATTGGCGGCACCAACGCGCACCTCGTGCTGGAAGAGGCGCCGTCGCGGGCGAAGGGGAAGGACAGCACGCGTGAGCGGCAACTCATTACGCTCTCCGCCCGCACCGCCTCCACGCTGGAGGCGATGTCTCGCGAGCTCGCGGACCACGTGGAGGCGCGCCCGGAGGTGGACCTCGCGGACCTGGCCTTCACCCGGGCCATGGGCCGCAAGGGCTTCGAGTTCCGCCGCACGGTGATTGCCCGGGACACCGCGGGACTCGCGCGGACGCTGCGCAAGACGGGCACCGTCTTCCAGGTGAAGGACCTGGAGGAGGCCCGCGCCGCGCGCGTGGCATTCCTCTTCCCGGGCCAGGGCGTGCAGTCCGTCCGGATGGCGCAGGGCCTCTACGCGTCCGAGCCCGCCTTCCAGCAGGAACTGGACGCCTGCTTCGCGCTCCTGCCTGAAGCGGGGCTGAAGGAAGACCTGCGTGCGGTGCTCTTCCCCGAGCCGGGCGCGGAGGCCCTCGCGCAGGCGAAGCTCGTCGAGCCCCGCTTCGCACTGCCCGCGCTGCTGTCGGTGGAGTACGCGCTCGCGCGGATGTGGATGGTCTTCGGCTTCCGGCCCTCCGCCATGCTGGGGCACAGCTTCGGTGAGTACACGGCGGCGTGCCTGTCCGGCGTGCTGTCGCTGGGAGACGCGCTGCGGCTCGCCGTGGTTCGCGGAGAGCTGATGTCGCGGCTGCCGCCCGGCGGCATGCTCGCGGTGGGGCTGTCCTCGGAGGAGCTGATTCCGCAGCTTCCCCCCGAATTGGAGCTGGCCGCCTTCAATGGCCCGTTCCGCTGCGTGGTGTCCGGTCCTCTGGAGCCGCTGGAGGCCCTGGAGCGCGAGCTCGGCGGCCACAGCGTGGCCATGATGCGCCTCTCCGCGGCCCATGCCTTCCACTCGCGCGCGGTGGAACCGCTGATGCCCGAGCTGGAGCGGGCGGTGGCGGGCCTCACCCTGAGGGCGCCGTCCATCCCGTACGTCTCCAGCCTCACGGGGACGTGGATTCACGCCGACGAGGCCATGTCGCCGCGCTACTGGGCCCGGCAGATGCGCGAGCCCGTCCGCTTCACCGCGGGCATGGACTCGCTGATGAAGTGGGGTTGCGGCTGGTTCATCGAGGCCGGCCCGGACCAGCACCTCAGCTCGCTGGCGCGGATTCGCCTGCGCACCGAGCGTCATGCGCTGGTGGTCGCCTCGCTCCCGAAGAGTGGCACCACCACCTCGGACGGGCGCACCCTGTTCGAGTCGCTGAGCGCGCTGTGGCGTGCCGGCGCGGCCGTCGACTGGGAGGGTTTCTACGCTCACGAGCAGCGCCGGCGAATCTCCCTGCCGGGCTACCCCTTCGAGGAGCGGAGCTTCCCCGTGGCGGCGCAGCCCATGCTCCTTTCGGAGCTTCCCGCGCCCGTTGCTCCCGTCGCGCTGGTGGAGAGCGTCGTCGTGGCGCCAGTGGACGCGGCGCCCCGGAGCGACATCGAGCAGCGACTGGTGGAGCTGTGGCGCGACCGGCTGGGCATCGCGGACATCGGCCTGGACGACAACTTCCTGGAGCTGGGCGGCAACTCGCTGATGGCGGCGCAGCTCCTCACGCGGCTGCGCGAGGCGTTCCGCGTCCAGATTCCCCTCAGTGACTTGTTCGAGGCCCCCACGGTGGCCAGCCTCGCCGAGCGCATCGAGCTGCGGCTCCAGGCCGAGCGGCCCGAGGGGAGCAGCGCCGCCGCGACGGCGATGCAGCCCGTTCCACGCACGGGCGAGCTGCCCCTGTCCTACGTGCAGGCGCGCGTCTGGGAGCTGGAGCTCCAGGCGCCGGGCAGCTCCATCTTCAACGAGCCGCTGGCGGTCCGCATCTCCGGCGCCCTCCAGGTCGCCCAACTGGAGCGCGCCTTCAACGGCGTCATCCGCCGGCATGAGTCGCTGCGCACCGTCTTCCAGCAGGCCGGAGACAGGGCCGCGCCGCGCATCCTGTCGGAGGTGCGCATCCCGCTTCCCGTGGTGGACCTGCGCGACTTCGCGGGTGACCGCGAGGCCGAGGCGATGCGCCGCGCGCGGCTGGAGCCGGCCGAGCCCTTCTCGCTGGACCGGGGCCCGCTGGCGCGGGTGCGCCTGTTGTGGCTGGAGCAGACCGAGTACGTCCTGCTCGTCACCATCCACCACATCGTCGCGGACACGCTCTCGCTGGTGAACTTCATCCGCGAGGCAGTGGCGCTCTACACGGGCTTCACGGTCGGCGTGTCCGTGCCGCTGCCCGAGCTGTCCGTCCAGTACCTCGACTTCGCGGTGTGGCAGCGCCGGGTGCTCGCGGATGGCACCCTGGCGACGCAGCAGGCGTACTGGCGCCAGCGGCTCGCGCAGCGGCCCGGGCCCCTCCCGCTGCCGCTGGACCGGCCTCGCGTCGAGGGTGCGCGCAGGCGCGGTGCGCGGCACTCGTTCGCCTTCTCCCGGAAGCTGGGCGCGGCGCTGAAGGCGTTCAGCCAGCGTGAGGGGCTCACGCCGTACATGACGCTGCTGGCGGGCTTCAAGGCCCTCCTGGCCCGCTGCTCGGGGCAGGAGGACATCCTCGTCGGCACCTCCATCGGCAACCGCACGCGGCCCGAGTTGGAGCCGCAGATTGGCTACGTGGCCCACGCGCTGGCCCTGCGCACGAGCCTGGAGGGAGACCCGGGCTTCCGCGAGCTGGCGCTGCGCGTGCGCGACACCACGCTGTCCGCCTTCGCCCACCCGGACGTGCCCTACGAGCAGCTCCTGGGGGAATTGGAGCCCGGCGAGGAGGCGAAGCTCTCCCGCCTCTTCGACGCCATCTTCCTGCTGCACACGCAGGACGTGTCCGCGCCCATGCTGGAGTTCCCCGGCCTGCGCCTGGGCTACTTCGACGTCACCGGCCTGCCCGCTCAGTACGGCACCTCGCTGGCGGACCTCACGCTGCTGATGCGCGAGGACGAGCACGGCTTCTCCGGCACGCTGGAGTACGCCGTCGACCTGTTCGACGTCTCCACCATCGAGCGCCTGCTCTCGCAGTTGGAGGCGCTGCTGTCGGACGCGGTGGTCTCACCGGACCGGC contains these protein-coding regions:
- a CDS encoding non-ribosomal peptide synthetase/type I polyketide synthase, whose translation is MHAPRTLIDLLEERSLSRAEHTLYTFLEDGAEQGTTLTRGALYTQARRIGAALQALAPAGERAVLLYPPGAEYLAGFFGCLFSGLVAVPAYPPDPARLERTLPRLRAIIDDSRATVVLTTSFIASMVEVLFESAPDLKSLRWVATDTLEEGSESAWRKPEVTADSLAFLQYTSGSTGSPKGVVLSHSNLLSNLELIQGAFGTRDDSVGVIWLPPYHDMGLIGGILVPLYQGFHTALMSPLEFLKRPRFWLETLTRFGGTISGGPNFAFELCVRRIPPAEREGLDLSRWEVAFCGAEPIRAETLERFTDAFGPWGFRREAFYPCYGLAEATLIVSGGAKAAPPLLREVDTAALEKGRAEPPRGEARTLVGCGGTLPGHRLLVVDPDLQRICAEGEVGEIWVSGPSVAGGYWQRPFESQSVFAARTNKGEGPFLRTGDLGFLDEGELYVTGRRKELLILRGRNLYPHDLELTVERSHPALRPGCGATFSIEVDGEERLVVVQEVDARKVTGSMEDVAGSIRQRLAETHEVLPHALALIEPGSLPKTSSGKVQRRACRAAFLAGELREVYAWSVALGEAPPRPMASEEAAREVPAERVATSDEPDTVRNVPVELPLSGHAGSTGAVPDTATAVASGSSVSAQVGTAPVNHPDPAPVAERDALLARVLARVAARLGARVETVDAEAPLTRHGLDSLAAVELAHALEKDLGVALPVELLLSGASASELARELAARRSAAGLLPPIPRVPRTGALPLSFAQQRLWFLDRLEPASAFYNVPVVSRLDGTLDTPALERALQALVQRHEALRTVFVEEQGEPVQRIRDSLSLPLALVDLRSLSGELREAEVLRLSAEEARCPFDLAQGPLLRAVLLREDDERHVLLLTLHHIIADGWSMRVLVRELAELYEGFHSSRMPALPELPLQYADYAAWQREWLRGERLEDLLGWWRTHLAGAPPVLELPTDRPRPKTQSYRGAHVSRRMEPSAWARVKSLAQGEGTTPFVTLLAGFQVLLHRYTGQDDVVVGVDTAHRSRAETADLIGLFVNQLPLRGDLSGDPNFRELLARLRPVTLDAWAHQDLPFDELVRGLNPERSLAHAPVFQVKLVLQDATPAPLRLPGLSLDSTLGDTGATKLDLTLSVTDTASGLELLCEYATDLFDADTVGRMLEQLGALLTEAAAAPERRISELPLLSASERRRALEEWSHTAPAIPDACAHHLFEEQARRTPDAPAVSTGDRTLTYRELDAQANQLAWHLRASGVGPDVVVGVHLERTPELVVALLGVLKAGGAFLPLDTGYPLARLELMLREARVPVLVTREELADRLPSQGELLVLMDSERAALERQPSTALTPAPDVTPAHLAYVIFTSGSTGTPKGALLAHRGLSNTACGIRDALGLRAGHRMLQLAAIGFDASVSEVFSTLLSGAELCLASPESLLPGPPLQQVLAERGITTLQATPTSLAPLEPEALPGLAVVASVGEACTPALAARWKPGRRFLNLYGPTEVAICATIDPDVDPLRPSIGRAMAGARVYVLDARMAPVPPGVPGELYVGGTGLARGYLHRPALTAERFVPDPFSTTPGARLYRTGDVVRPLADGRLEFLGRRDAQVKVRGVRVEPGEVEAALAQYPGVHQSVVVVREERLVAYVVTAEALEPAALRRFLKERLPEVMVPSAYVKLDALPLTPGGKMDRQALPSPESVRPARESAAAEPHSELEQRIAEVWARALQVPHVGLHDHFFDDLGGSSLLVVKASTQLREALGRDIPITHFFEHPTVHGLAARLEREQRSEPAPAKAPERRDLTDSGSGDIAIIGMAGRFPGAADLDAFWRNLRGGVESISRFSPEELESSPLFPDSLRSHPEFVPAGGVLEGADGFDARFFEVSPREAQWMDPQQRLFLQCAWNALEDAGYDPERSEGLISLYAGAGSSGGHMLSLLGQTRKDPASLFEALGTTTGENAATKTAYKLKLGGESLNVYTACSTGLVAVHLACRSLRMGDSDVALAGAVKVSLPQRTGYLYQEGMILSPDGHCRAFDARARGTVLGSGLGVVVLKRLDEALRDGDRVYAVIKGSALNNDADAKVSYTAPSVQGQREVITRALSAAGVDAASIGYVEAHGTGTPLGDPIEIAALTRAYRTHTDRTGFCAIGSVKTNIGHLDTAAGIAGLIKTALALHHGELPPSLHFERPNPEIDFEKSPFFVNTTLRPWQRGTEPRRAGVSSFGIGGTNAHLVLEEAPSRAKGKDSTRERQLITLSARTASTLEAMSRELADHVEARPEVDLADLAFTRAMGRKGFEFRRTVIARDTAGLARTLRKTGTVFQVKDLEEARAARVAFLFPGQGVQSVRMAQGLYASEPAFQQELDACFALLPEAGLKEDLRAVLFPEPGAEALAQAKLVEPRFALPALLSVEYALARMWMVFGFRPSAMLGHSFGEYTAACLSGVLSLGDALRLAVVRGELMSRLPPGGMLAVGLSSEELIPQLPPELELAAFNGPFRCVVSGPLEPLEALERELGGHSVAMMRLSAAHAFHSRAVEPLMPELERAVAGLTLRAPSIPYVSSLTGTWIHADEAMSPRYWARQMREPVRFTAGMDSLMKWGCGWFIEAGPDQHLSSLARIRLRTERHALVVASLPKSGTTTSDGRTLFESLSALWRAGAAVDWEGFYAHEQRRRISLPGYPFEERSFPVAAQPMLLSELPAPVAPVALVESVVVAPVDAAPRSDIEQRLVELWRDRLGIADIGLDDNFLELGGNSLMAAQLLTRLREAFRVQIPLSDLFEAPTVASLAERIELRLQAERPEGSSAAATAMQPVPRTGELPLSYVQARVWELELQAPGSSIFNEPLAVRISGALQVAQLERAFNGVIRRHESLRTVFQQAGDRAAPRILSEVRIPLPVVDLRDFAGDREAEAMRRARLEPAEPFSLDRGPLARVRLLWLEQTEYVLLVTIHHIVADTLSLVNFIREAVALYTGFTVGVSVPLPELSVQYLDFAVWQRRVLADGTLATQQAYWRQRLAQRPGPLPLPLDRPRVEGARRRGARHSFAFSRKLGAALKAFSQREGLTPYMTLLAGFKALLARCSGQEDILVGTSIGNRTRPELEPQIGYVAHALALRTSLEGDPGFRELALRVRDTTLSAFAHPDVPYEQLLGELEPGEEAKLSRLFDAIFLLHTQDVSAPMLEFPGLRLGYFDVTGLPAQYGTSLADLTLLMREDEHGFSGTLEYAVDLFDVSTIERLLSQLEALLSDAVVSPDRPLSQLSLEGTAEERQSSAADAVVRGASRCLRSPWRTRPWSAGPPRWRWPPTVSSPRRC